Proteins from one Cryptomeria japonica chromosome 4, Sugi_1.0, whole genome shotgun sequence genomic window:
- the LOC131032036 gene encoding calmodulin, with amino-acid sequence MAEQLTEDQIAEFKEAFSLFDKDGDGCITTKELGTVMRSLGQNPTEAELQDMINEVDADGNGTIDFPEFLNLMARKMKDTDSEEELKEAFKVFDKDQNGFISAAELRHVMTNLGEKLTDEEVDEMIREADVDGDGQVNYEEFVRMMLAK; translated from the exons ATGGCTGAGCAGTTGACCGAGGATCAGATTGCAGAGTTCAAGGAGGCTTTCAGCCTGTTCGACAAGGATGGTGATG GCTGCATTACCACCAAGGAACTGGGAACTGTCATGCGTTCCCTTGGGCAGAATCCAACCGAAGCTGAGCTTCAGGATATGATCAATGAAGTCGATGCTGATGGGAATGGGACTATCGACTTTCCAGAGTTCCTCAATCTTATGGCTAGGAAAATGAAG GATACCGATTCAGAGGAAGAACTGAAGGAGGCCTTCAAGGTTTTTGACAAGGATCAGAATGGCTTCATCTCTGCCGCTGAG CTGCGACATGTTATGACCAATCTGGGGGAGAAGCTAACTGACGAAGAAGTGGATGAGATGATTCGTGAAGCTGATGTTGACGGAGATGGTCAAGTAAACTATGAGGAATTCGTTAGGATGATGTTGGCTAAATGA